One region of Oxalobacteraceae bacterium OTU3CAMAD1 genomic DNA includes:
- a CDS encoding NAD(P)-dependent oxidoreductase, with product MVRRLLAAGHSVTVWNRTFAKAQALAPAGALPAARLDEAVRDAAIVISMLEAGPIVAQVMHDALPAMGQSALWVDMSSTQQAEAQAFHALLQAQGRRFIDAPVSGGVGGAAAGTLAIMAGGDPADFAEVEPVLVAMGRPTLVGPAGSGQVAKLCNQLIVGATINIVAEAMLLAQAAGADPAAMRAAIRGGFAESKILDVHGQRMLERNFVAGGKVTTQLKDQRNILAAAEAAGVRLPVTELVTERYRVLAETLPQADHSAALVGLEQLNPGQRVGTGPDKV from the coding sequence ATGGTACGCCGCCTGCTGGCGGCCGGCCATTCCGTTACGGTCTGGAATCGTACCTTCGCCAAGGCGCAAGCGCTGGCGCCGGCTGGCGCTCTGCCGGCCGCGCGGCTGGACGAGGCCGTACGCGACGCGGCCATCGTCATCTCGATGCTGGAGGCGGGGCCGATCGTGGCGCAAGTGATGCATGACGCCTTGCCGGCCATGGGGCAGAGCGCCTTGTGGGTGGACATGAGTTCGACGCAGCAGGCGGAGGCGCAGGCGTTTCACGCGCTGTTGCAAGCGCAGGGCCGGCGCTTTATCGACGCGCCGGTCTCGGGTGGCGTGGGCGGCGCGGCGGCGGGCACCCTGGCGATCATGGCGGGAGGCGATCCTGCGGACTTCGCCGAGGTGGAGCCGGTGTTGGTGGCGATGGGACGGCCGACCTTGGTCGGACCTGCCGGCAGCGGCCAGGTGGCCAAGCTGTGCAATCAGTTGATCGTGGGCGCGACCATCAATATCGTCGCGGAGGCGATGCTGCTGGCGCAAGCTGCCGGCGCCGACCCGGCGGCGATGCGCGCGGCGATCCGTGGCGGCTTTGCCGAGAGCAAGATATTGGACGTGCATGGCCAGCGTATGCTGGAGCGGAATTTCGTTGCCGGCGGCAAGGTCACGACGCAGCTGAAGGACCAGCGCAATATCCTGGCGGCGGCGGAAGCGGCGGGGGTGAGGTTGCCGGTAACGGAGCTGGTGACGGAGCGCTATAGGGTGTTGGCGGAAACGCTGCCGCAGGCGGATCATTCGGCCGCGCTGGTGGGGCTGGAGCAGCTCAATCCTGGGCAGCGGGTGGGTACAGGGCCAGATAAGGTGTAG